In Gammaproteobacteria bacterium, a single window of DNA contains:
- a CDS encoding glycine zipper family protein: protein MKIAPTLSVPILSLAASVLLNGCASVPTAPTVMVLPGAHKNFNEFQNDSLSCQQYAQGVVAPAASAAEDNAVRSAAVGTALGATAGAIIGSASGEPGSGAAIGAGTGLLIGSAAGSDGMYGSSYQMQRSYDIAYMQCMYAKGNQLPGQFVSQHTAAASHAPAYPPPGTPPPVGVMR from the coding sequence ATGAAAATTGCCCCGACCCTGAGCGTCCCGATACTGTCACTGGCCGCGAGCGTGCTTCTGAATGGCTGCGCGAGCGTGCCCACTGCACCTACCGTGATGGTCCTCCCGGGAGCGCACAAGAACTTCAACGAGTTCCAGAATGACTCTCTGAGCTGTCAGCAGTATGCGCAGGGTGTGGTGGCCCCCGCCGCCAGCGCCGCCGAGGACAATGCCGTTCGCAGCGCGGCGGTGGGTACGGCACTCGGCGCGACCGCCGGTGCAATCATCGGCTCCGCATCCGGCGAGCCGGGATCAGGTGCGGCGATTGGCGCCGGCACCGGATTGCTGATCGGCAGCGCGGCGGGCAGCGATGGCATGTATGGATCGTCGTACCAGATGCAGCGCAGCTACGACATCGCCTATATGCAATGCATGTACGCCAAAGGCAATCAGTTGCCCGGGCAATTCGTGTCGCAGCACACCGCGGCGGCCAGTCATGCGCCCGCCTACCCGCCACCCGGCACCCCGCCGCCGGTGGGCGTGATGCGCTGA
- a CDS encoding SDR family oxidoreductase has translation MGESRGLAESTEGTSGGQHTASMSIPARSMCCGADFGDALELISTKQHDLTSSSSHRCPLAEIDKAFIQQANSEQSINVMLQIQREIMKIDLSNNVAIITGAASGIGAASACQFVEAGAQVVVADLNDENGEALVAGLNALRSGSAIYQHCDVTDPVALEQLCQLAVDHFGRLTIMVNNAGRGGLGETPDIPIEEWKSIIDIDLNGVFYGSRAAIPHLKQAGGGVIINTASLSGQRADYGFGAYNAAKAAVINYTRTLALDHGKDNIRANAICPGWIATPLTAAIGEIEQIASALQQAIPLQRPGKPEEVAAMISFLASPLAGYITGADIVVDGGLGVSNGQPNIPAILAGMS, from the coding sequence ATGGGGGAGAGCCGGGGTCTGGCCGAATCCACCGAAGGAACATCAGGCGGACAACACACGGCATCGATGTCTATACCTGCCCGGTCGATGTGCTGCGGCGCTGATTTTGGTGATGCGCTTGAGTTAATATCGACCAAACAGCACGACCTAACGTCGTCAAGTTCACATCGATGTCCCCTCGCTGAGATAGACAAGGCCTTTATCCAGCAGGCGAACAGTGAACAATCCATCAACGTGATGTTGCAGATCCAGCGAGAAATTATGAAAATTGATCTGAGCAATAACGTAGCGATTATTACCGGTGCTGCTTCCGGTATCGGTGCAGCCAGTGCGTGCCAGTTTGTTGAAGCCGGTGCTCAGGTCGTGGTCGCTGATCTCAATGATGAAAACGGTGAAGCACTGGTTGCCGGGTTAAATGCGCTACGGTCCGGCAGTGCGATTTATCAACATTGTGACGTGACCGATCCGGTCGCGCTGGAGCAGCTGTGTCAGCTGGCGGTTGATCATTTCGGCCGTTTGACGATCATGGTCAATAATGCCGGTCGCGGTGGCTTGGGGGAAACGCCGGACATTCCCATCGAAGAATGGAAAAGCATTATCGATATTGATTTGAACGGTGTGTTTTATGGTTCTCGTGCCGCGATCCCTCATCTCAAGCAGGCGGGGGGCGGTGTAATCATAAATACAGCGTCTTTATCGGGCCAGCGCGCGGATTACGGGTTTGGTGCTTACAATGCAGCCAAGGCTGCAGTCATCAACTACACGCGCACTTTGGCGCTGGATCACGGCAAGGATAATATCCGGGCCAATGCGATTTGTCCCGGCTGGATTGCTACGCCGCTTACTGCTGCTATCGGGGAAATTGAGCAGATTGCTTCTGCCTTGCAGCAGGCGATTCCTTTGCAACGGCCTGGCAAACCCGAAGAAGTGGCCGCAATGATCAGTTTTTTGGCATCGCCTCTGGCTGGCTACATTACCGGCGCTGATATTGTGGTTGATGGGGGTTTGGGGGTAAGTAATGGCCAGCCGAATATTCCGGCGATCTTGGCGGGGATGTCTTAG
- a CDS encoding phosphotransferase family protein codes for MRIARQARWRPVWFADLEREDERLELCVRGDRTDMRLIFPLDHEMRFQSLLHGHGIPAAKVHGWIDDPCAYVMDRVPGREDFGGLTDAQKCAVVDDYVQILARMHRLDINPFVQAGIARAARPEDSGRIGLRRYEEMFRAAKQHPEPLMEFCLGWLRRHPPDSRGREAPIVWDSGQFHHQHGRITAVLDLELAHIGDPMMDLAGWRIRDTVLGYGDFTSLYRKYAELTGVPVDLDAIRIYLIAFTLTNQLAFAAALRNPPPESDLMMNLRWCGETNLFATEALAEYLDIELPTVDMPAPRGSRAAPGYGQLAGSLRQLETDDEFLRYRARMAFRLSRYLQRHDEIGAVVAESDLDDLHQLLGKRPPTWQDGETELERFVLADADQGRHDEALIQLLHRRNLRAQMLLGPPGSAMTRHIPMQRFPRT; via the coding sequence GTGCGCATCGCCCGGCAGGCGCGCTGGCGGCCGGTATGGTTCGCGGATCTGGAACGCGAAGACGAACGGCTCGAACTCTGCGTCCGGGGTGACCGTACGGACATGCGGCTGATCTTCCCGCTCGATCACGAGATGCGGTTCCAGTCACTCTTGCATGGCCACGGCATCCCCGCGGCCAAGGTGCATGGGTGGATCGATGACCCGTGCGCCTATGTCATGGACCGCGTGCCGGGACGGGAAGACTTTGGCGGGCTAACGGATGCGCAGAAGTGCGCGGTCGTGGATGACTATGTCCAGATTCTTGCCCGCATGCATCGCCTCGACATCAATCCATTTGTGCAGGCCGGGATCGCGCGCGCTGCACGCCCGGAGGACTCGGGACGCATCGGCCTGCGGCGATACGAGGAAATGTTTCGCGCGGCGAAGCAGCATCCCGAGCCGTTGATGGAATTCTGTCTCGGGTGGTTGCGACGCCACCCGCCCGACTCCAGGGGTCGGGAAGCGCCGATCGTCTGGGACTCCGGACAATTTCATCATCAGCACGGCCGCATCACCGCGGTGCTCGACCTCGAGCTCGCGCACATCGGTGATCCGATGATGGACCTCGCGGGCTGGCGCATACGCGACACGGTGCTCGGGTATGGCGATTTCACTTCGCTCTACCGGAAATACGCCGAACTCACGGGGGTCCCCGTCGACCTCGACGCCATCCGCATTTACCTCATCGCTTTTACCTTGACGAATCAGCTTGCGTTCGCCGCCGCGCTGCGCAACCCGCCGCCGGAATCCGATCTGATGATGAACCTGCGCTGGTGCGGTGAAACCAATCTGTTCGCGACGGAGGCGTTGGCAGAGTACCTCGACATCGAGCTTCCGACGGTGGATATGCCGGCGCCGCGCGGCTCGCGCGCCGCGCCAGGCTACGGGCAACTTGCGGGGTCGTTGCGGCAGCTCGAGACCGACGACGAATTCCTGCGCTATCGGGCGCGAATGGCGTTTCGCCTCTCCCGCTATTTGCAGCGTCACGACGAGATCGGCGCGGTCGTGGCAGAGTCCGACCTCGACGACCTGCACCAACTTCTCGGCAAACGGCCGCCAACGTGGCAGGACGGTGAGACGGAGCTGGAGCGTTTCGTGCTGGCAGACGCCGATCAGGGCCGTCATGACGAAGCACTGATCCAGTTGCTGCATCGGCGCAACCTCCGGGCGCAAATGCTGTTGGGACCGCCCGGATCGGCCATGACCCGTCACATTCCGATGCAGCGTTTCCCGCGCACATGA
- a CDS encoding enoyl-CoA hydratase/isomerase family protein — MYSGKDSSPFAAEGGKTTRYGEDGYEVLLIDEPSAGIRRLTLNRPEKRNALNHQLRGELLHALQAGDVDPSVKVMIVRGAGKCFSAGYDLGGGNAGQDYPFPTAGGDSQWPRHVVEGWMKIWDLAKPVIAQVHGYCLAGGSELATGCDLVYVADNAQIGYPAVRFGVPDMQFHPWLMGMRKAMEMLLTGDSLNGKEAVSYGWATRSFAEEELESGTVEQAERIAKIPGDVLALNKRAVHRQMEVMGLRDGLRQGTEICALATHQASFKAFIEATEGGRKLTNALQDRDQEFGDYRTDNAEKS, encoded by the coding sequence ATGTATAGCGGCAAAGATTCCAGCCCCTTCGCAGCGGAGGGTGGCAAGACAACTCGTTATGGTGAAGATGGCTACGAGGTGCTGCTGATCGATGAGCCCTCTGCCGGCATCCGCCGACTTACCCTCAATCGGCCCGAGAAACGAAACGCACTCAATCACCAGTTGCGTGGTGAGCTGCTGCATGCCCTGCAGGCCGGCGATGTCGACCCATCGGTCAAGGTCATGATCGTGCGCGGCGCCGGCAAATGCTTCTCTGCCGGCTATGACCTCGGTGGCGGCAATGCCGGCCAGGACTACCCTTTCCCCACCGCCGGCGGCGACAGCCAATGGCCGCGTCACGTGGTGGAAGGCTGGATGAAGATCTGGGATCTCGCCAAGCCGGTGATTGCACAGGTCCACGGCTATTGCCTTGCGGGTGGCAGCGAGTTGGCCACTGGCTGCGATCTGGTCTACGTCGCCGATAACGCGCAGATCGGGTACCCGGCCGTTCGCTTTGGTGTGCCCGATATGCAATTTCACCCATGGCTCATGGGCATGCGCAAGGCAATGGAAATGCTCTTGACCGGAGATTCCCTGAACGGCAAGGAAGCGGTGAGTTATGGCTGGGCCACCCGCAGCTTTGCCGAAGAGGAGCTTGAATCAGGAACCGTGGAGCAAGCGGAACGTATCGCCAAAATCCCCGGCGATGTTCTCGCGCTCAACAAGCGTGCCGTTCACCGACAGATGGAAGTCATGGGTTTGCGCGATGGTTTGCGGCAAGGAACCGAAATTTGCGCGCTGGCCACTCACCAGGCGAGTTTCAAGGCGTTTATCGAAGCCACCGAGGGTGGCAGGAAGCTGACGAACGCATTGCAGGACCGGGATCAGGAATTCGGTGATTACCGGACCGACAATGCTGAAAAATCATGA
- a CDS encoding MaoC family dehydratase N-terminal domain-containing protein, translating into MNEYLDYFEDIDIGKRYVATQPFRVSRDDIVAYALMWDWRPHHVDEQAASESLFQGLVACGSHVFAIWTRLSLQAQSESRAQAVMAGLGCEMRIRLPVRPGDEISYSGEVVAKRESKSRGDAGIIETHHELHNQNGDLVFQVDAVTLVRTRPSR; encoded by the coding sequence GTGAATGAATATCTGGATTATTTCGAGGATATCGATATCGGCAAGCGCTATGTCGCCACTCAGCCGTTTCGCGTGAGCCGGGACGATATCGTCGCGTATGCGTTGATGTGGGATTGGCGCCCGCATCATGTTGACGAGCAAGCGGCGAGTGAGTCCTTGTTTCAGGGGCTCGTTGCGTGTGGCTCCCATGTGTTCGCGATCTGGACGCGCCTTTCGCTTCAAGCCCAGAGCGAGTCCCGGGCCCAGGCGGTGATGGCGGGTCTCGGTTGCGAGATGCGCATTAGGCTTCCAGTGCGGCCCGGCGACGAGATTTCCTATTCCGGCGAGGTCGTGGCCAAACGCGAATCGAAGAGCCGCGGCGACGCAGGAATCATCGAGACGCATCATGAATTGCACAATCAGAACGGAGACCTGGTATTTCAAGTGGATGCCGTGACCCTGGTTCGAACGCGGCCGAGCCGGTGA
- a CDS encoding acyltransferase, producing MNNNKPTYRSDIDGLRAIAVLAVIANHLPKTLLSSGFLGVDVFFVISGFVVSASILGQNQATFSGFYSNFLSRRVKRLMPALIACVATTGVVVFLIDPFPRHSILTGISALFGVANITLFNFELDYFSPSSKFNAFTHMWSLGVEEQFYVVFPIIVWLTIFGKARRPPNIYPASIVLMSLLSFLFFLWLYDVNQVAAYYLMPTRFWELGTGALIYQATNRFDSTRIHRILALASPCALVALVLCFFVPQGYATLSTPVAVGLTGLLLFNSSHNISWRMLSLPPAVYVGKISYSLYLWHWPVVALGPLLLSASWRISGIYVVTMGIAAIFSYQFIERPLRAANWSRSKPLDIAMAFTCSFVLGLSAFFALNSEDSPVGQDAVVLHPEAFLPLLDSGLPYGNTCAVDDRRPLTPQTFERCTIPPVPGSGMPMIWAIGDSHAGHLQGLLYELHQAKGFGVHLVETPGHSFPASNGIEYAPRQMLFNEVLDNLKPGDIVLIARLYLARTNPTTPQGNISEWSDRVSGLAKELEKRGVSLVLAGPPPMFNFTDVRECDIDERKNCAVARADIAPAIDAVMKQLTRLRNANKNILIFDIFAQVCPPVLQFCYPDDGISFLYRDRDHFNSLGSKRLAESFVNLLRSKNKATPPPEANAPLSHILPIHRLGRVRTRVTAST from the coding sequence TTGAATAATAATAAGCCGACCTATCGCTCTGATATTGACGGATTGAGAGCTATTGCAGTCCTTGCGGTAATCGCAAACCACCTTCCAAAGACGCTTCTATCCAGCGGATTTCTTGGGGTGGACGTATTCTTCGTAATTTCCGGCTTTGTCGTTTCCGCTTCTATTCTGGGACAGAATCAAGCGACTTTTTCCGGTTTCTATTCGAATTTTCTTTCCCGACGGGTTAAGCGACTGATGCCTGCGTTGATCGCCTGTGTGGCGACTACCGGTGTCGTGGTGTTTTTGATCGATCCTTTCCCGCGACATTCGATACTAACTGGAATTTCCGCGCTTTTTGGCGTTGCCAATATCACACTTTTCAATTTTGAACTCGACTATTTTTCCCCTTCATCCAAGTTCAATGCGTTCACTCATATGTGGTCACTGGGGGTTGAGGAACAATTTTATGTTGTCTTTCCGATTATCGTTTGGCTGACAATTTTTGGAAAAGCACGTAGACCCCCGAATATATACCCGGCCTCCATAGTGCTAATGAGCCTGCTCTCATTTTTATTTTTCCTCTGGTTGTACGATGTCAATCAGGTAGCCGCTTATTATCTTATGCCGACACGCTTCTGGGAACTTGGTACTGGCGCGCTGATATATCAGGCTACAAACAGATTTGATTCCACACGAATTCATCGAATCCTGGCGCTCGCATCTCCTTGCGCACTAGTTGCGCTTGTGCTTTGTTTTTTCGTGCCCCAGGGCTATGCGACGCTCTCCACCCCTGTGGCGGTCGGCTTGACTGGCCTGCTACTTTTCAATTCCAGCCATAATATTTCCTGGCGGATGCTTTCATTGCCTCCTGCGGTGTACGTTGGCAAAATTTCGTATTCGCTGTATCTCTGGCACTGGCCTGTGGTTGCTTTGGGACCGCTATTGCTGAGTGCAAGTTGGCGAATTTCCGGCATCTATGTGGTAACCATGGGAATTGCCGCGATTTTTTCATACCAGTTCATAGAACGACCTTTGCGAGCGGCGAACTGGAGCAGGAGCAAGCCGCTGGACATAGCCATGGCCTTTACCTGCAGTTTTGTACTGGGCCTGTCTGCGTTTTTCGCACTCAACAGCGAAGATTCCCCGGTTGGGCAAGATGCGGTGGTACTCCACCCGGAAGCATTCCTTCCACTTCTGGATTCTGGGCTGCCGTATGGCAACACGTGTGCAGTCGACGATCGACGACCTTTGACGCCACAGACGTTTGAGCGATGTACTATTCCACCCGTACCCGGCTCCGGAATGCCGATGATTTGGGCCATTGGGGATAGTCACGCTGGTCATCTGCAGGGACTTCTTTACGAACTGCATCAGGCGAAGGGATTCGGGGTGCACTTGGTCGAGACGCCGGGTCACTCTTTTCCCGCCAGCAACGGCATTGAGTATGCTCCGAGACAAATGCTGTTCAACGAGGTATTGGATAATCTGAAACCGGGCGATATTGTACTCATTGCACGGTTATATTTGGCGCGCACAAACCCCACAACACCCCAAGGAAACATTTCCGAATGGAGTGACCGTGTCTCCGGGTTGGCCAAAGAACTTGAAAAACGAGGCGTGTCGTTGGTACTTGCAGGCCCGCCGCCGATGTTCAATTTTACGGATGTGCGCGAATGCGACATCGACGAGAGAAAAAATTGTGCTGTAGCGCGAGCAGACATTGCTCCGGCCATTGACGCAGTGATGAAACAACTAACCAGACTGCGGAACGCAAATAAAAATATTCTGATTTTTGATATTTTCGCGCAAGTCTGCCCACCAGTTTTACAGTTTTGTTATCCCGACGACGGTATCAGTTTTTTGTACAGAGACCGGGACCACTTCAATTCACTCGGCTCGAAACGACTGGCGGAATCATTCGTGAATCTCCTCCGAAGCAAGAATAAAGCCACGCCCCCCCCCGAAGCCAACGCGCCCCTCTCACACATCCTGCCGATTCACCGGCTCGGCCGCGTTCGAACCAGGGTCACGGCATCCACTTGA
- a CDS encoding SLC13 family permease: protein MNDTLVQTVTLSTHGLAMLAFAAIVFAIFISDRVPIATVSIGILALLPIGFVLFPLRTADGSFDPLTLFSGFGHPALVAICALMIVGQGLVVTGALEPAARVLARWMAAKPALALAALLLGAASISGLVNDTPVVVLLIPLIIAAAARAKMSPAAMLLPMNYAVQIGGMTTTIGTSTNLIVVAIAAELGVGPFSLFSYYSLVALAALPAIGYLWLIAPRLLAKVKVPTEQMSSEVFDAELHVEPDSWLDGRELREALKATGNRMRPVEIRRGARTVVPLPSLKFCPGDRIVLQDTPSDLKDFETSLKAALHRVGDRPENLVPKKGDDENKDKDKDKDKDKDEPKDEPNDEPEPSKSVVAQMIISPTSPLVGRSVRQEHIARRYDVVVVGLRPRADSSAWQRENLPDRAINAGDILLLQGEPAAMQQAQRDRIGLLLDERFALPRQDKAALALITMAAVVLLAAIKALPIALAALGGVVVLLLGRCLSWEDVTHSLSVKVILLVAASLALGNALLVSDATAWLAQQLASASQALSPAWVLVLLMGLMGLLTNFVSNNAAAAIGTPLGIELARQLGAPPEAFVLAVLFGCNLCYLTPMGYQTNLLVMNAGGYRFGDFVRVGTPLFLIMWVGLSYGLILSYGM, encoded by the coding sequence ATGAACGACACCCTGGTGCAAACCGTCACCCTCAGCACTCATGGCCTGGCCATGCTGGCCTTCGCCGCGATCGTGTTCGCGATCTTCATCAGCGACCGTGTGCCCATCGCCACCGTCAGCATCGGCATCCTGGCCCTGCTGCCGATCGGCTTCGTGCTCTTTCCGCTGCGCACCGCCGACGGCTCCTTTGACCCGCTGACACTTTTCTCCGGCTTCGGCCATCCGGCGCTGGTAGCGATCTGTGCGCTGATGATCGTCGGCCAGGGCCTGGTCGTCACCGGAGCGCTGGAGCCGGCGGCGCGGGTGCTGGCCCGCTGGATGGCAGCGAAACCGGCGCTGGCGCTGGCCGCGCTGCTGCTCGGCGCCGCGTCGATCAGCGGCCTGGTCAACGACACGCCGGTGGTGGTGCTGCTGATCCCGCTGATCATCGCAGCCGCGGCACGCGCCAAGATGTCGCCAGCGGCGATGCTGCTGCCGATGAACTACGCGGTGCAGATCGGCGGCATGACCACGACTATCGGCACTTCGACCAACCTGATCGTCGTCGCGATCGCGGCCGAACTCGGCGTCGGCCCGTTCTCCCTGTTCAGCTACTACTCGCTGGTGGCGCTGGCAGCGCTGCCGGCGATCGGCTACCTGTGGCTGATCGCGCCGCGGCTGCTGGCAAAAGTGAAGGTACCGACCGAGCAGATGTCGAGCGAGGTCTTCGACGCCGAACTGCATGTCGAGCCCGACAGCTGGCTCGACGGTCGCGAGCTGCGTGAGGCGCTGAAGGCCACTGGCAACCGTATGCGGCCAGTCGAGATCCGCCGCGGCGCGCGCACTGTCGTGCCGCTGCCGTCGCTGAAGTTCTGCCCCGGTGACCGCATCGTGCTGCAGGACACGCCTTCGGACCTGAAGGACTTCGAGACCAGCCTGAAGGCGGCGCTGCACCGTGTCGGCGACAGGCCCGAGAACCTGGTGCCGAAGAAGGGCGACGACGAAAACAAGGACAAGGACAAGGACAAGGACAAGGACAAGGACGAACCGAAGGATGAGCCGAATGACGAGCCGGAACCTTCGAAGTCGGTGGTGGCGCAGATGATTATCTCGCCTACCTCGCCGCTGGTCGGCCGCTCGGTACGCCAGGAGCACATCGCGCGCCGCTACGACGTCGTCGTCGTCGGCCTGCGCCCGCGCGCCGACAGCAGCGCCTGGCAGCGCGAGAACCTGCCCGACCGTGCCATCAACGCCGGCGACATCCTGCTGCTGCAGGGCGAGCCGGCGGCGATGCAGCAGGCGCAGCGCGACCGCATCGGTCTGCTGCTCGACGAACGCTTCGCGTTGCCGCGCCAGGACAAGGCAGCGCTGGCCCTGATCACGATGGCCGCGGTGGTGCTGCTGGCCGCGATCAAGGCGCTGCCGATCGCGCTGGCCGCGCTCGGCGGCGTCGTCGTGCTACTGCTCGGGCGCTGCTTGTCCTGGGAGGACGTGACGCACTCGCTGTCGGTCAAGGTCATCCTCCTGGTCGCCGCCAGCCTGGCGCTGGGCAACGCCCTGCTGGTCAGCGACGCCACCGCCTGGTTGGCACAGCAACTGGCGTCGGCCTCGCAGGCGCTGTCGCCGGCCTGGGTGCTGGTGCTGCTGATGGGCCTGATGGGCCTGCTGACGAACTTCGTTTCGAACAACGCCGCCGCAGCCATCGGCACGCCGCTGGGCATCGAGCTGGCGCGCCAGCTCGGCGCGCCGCCCGAGGCCTTCGTGCTGGCGGTGCTGTTCGGCTGCAACCTGTGTTACCTGACGCCGATGGGCTACCAGACCAACCTGCTGGTGATGAACGCCGGCGGCTACCGCTTTGGCGACTTCGTGCGCGTCGGCACGCCGCTGTTCCTGATCATGTGGGTGGGTCTGTCGTACGGCCTGATACTGAGCTACGGTATGTAG